The nucleotide window TTCACCGAAATGATGAGATCTCGTTAGAGCAGATAGCCTCCCTGCACCCTGAGCGGCTGGTGATTTCACCCGGCCCCTGTACGCCCGACGACGCAGGGATTTCACTGTCGGCAATCCGCCAATTTGCCGGCAAGCTACCCATTCTGGGCGTTTGTCTTGGACATCAGGCCATCGCCCAGGCTTTTGGTGGCCGTGTGATCCGGGCGCGGCAGGTGATGCATGGCAAAGTCTCGGCTATTGAACATAACGAGGGCGGCGTGTTTGCCGGGCTTAATCATCCGCTGAACGTGACGCGCTATCACTCGTTAATTGTCGAATCCCACTCGTTGCCGCCAGAGTTTGAGGTAACAGCCTGGACGCTTTGCGACGGTAAGCCCGATGAAATCATGGGGTTCCGTCACCGCTCTTTGCCGCTGGAAGGGGTGCAGTTTCATCCTGAAAGCAT belongs to Erwinia pyri and includes:
- a CDS encoding aminodeoxychorismate synthase component II — protein: MLLLIDNYDSFTWNLYQYFCELGAEVQVHRNDEISLEQIASLHPERLVISPGPCTPDDAGISLSAIRQFAGKLPILGVCLGHQAIAQAFGGRVIRARQVMHGKVSAIEHNEGGVFAGLNHPLNVTRYHSLIVESHSLPPEFEVTAWTLCDGKPDEIMGFRHRSLPLEGVQFHPESILSEQGHQLLRNFLKA